In Benincasa hispida cultivar B227 chromosome 8, ASM972705v1, whole genome shotgun sequence, the sequence GTCCTTGCTCCATGAACTGATGAAAGAATTAGAGAAAGGAATTGATCTCAGAAACaaagaaattttagatttagaaggaaaaaaacaaaggaaTTTCATCAAACAGTTGATATAAGAGAATGACAACTATGTGAAGTTGATATAAGAGAAAGACAACTATGTGAAATTAACAAAGAAAACATGACTTTGAAGGAATCCTTCTAGTCCCTCAACATTTGGTTTAACAAATATCAGGATGTTGCTGAAGGGTTAGTGCGAGATCATACacatttaaaaggaaaatatgaTGGATTAAAAGAGAAGATTACGAGCTTTTGAGACTTGATAATGCGACTTTGTGCAACAAGACAAAATATATGCTTACAAAAATCAGGAAAGTTACAAAAAAATCAGACAACCTGGCAAAAAAAGCATGTATCATGACATCGATCATTGCACCCACACAACCAAACGATAAAGACATACTCAAATTCATGGAAAGTTGCATACTAGATTAGAATATTGGGGGTGATTttattgattttcttctttaattggctattttttaatttgtaattattttatttattcatttaatcGAATCTTTTCCTACATTGCTCTCAAAATTTATTAGTCGTgtcattaaattctttttctttttctttttcttttctttttgtattaaagaaacaaaaagataaGATAACTTGATCATCATGAATCAATCGCACTCACGTTATTCAGTAATGATTAAGGAAAATTAAGGAACAAAATGCAGAAATATAAAAAACCAGGAAAGATATCGAGGAATTATAAGAAAATATGGACACTATTCTTCATAAGTTGGAGAAAGGCAAATTCACAGCAGATATAGCTTAACCAGTACTACGACTGGAGTAAATCTACCACCGTATctaccaattgaaggatttaTTTGAAAGTACACTACATATAATGCTCTTTACAATATTCCTATTGAGCAATTGCATTTTCCCTTCTTAACCAAGAGTGAGCCAGTTCTTTGGCTAGCCAAGTAGGCTTCCAACCCATCAATGAGAATCCATCAAAAGTTACGATCACAATTCCTAACCTAGATGAACTCGAGGTGAGAATAAATTTGGCAAAGGAAAAGCCTAAAACTTCTTCTAGGGGAAAATATGAAAATCTAGAAGAAAGATTGAGAGCCATGAAAGGAACAGACATTTTCGGGAACATAGATGCAACTTAGTTTTGCCTGGTGCCAGATGTTGTTCTTCCAGTGAAATTTAAAGTTTCGGAGTTTGACAAGTTTAATGGATCCTCGATCCTAAAAAGTCATATTATTATGTATTGTAGGAAGATGGTAGTGTATGTCCATGATGACAAGTTACTGAAAGGGTCAGCTTCTTGATGGTATATGCAACTGGATGGAGCTCATATTAGCACATGGAAGAACTTGGTAGATTCCTTCCTAAAACAATACAAGCACAATATAGACATGGCTCAGGACGGTCTAAATCTGCAAAGGATGGAGAAAAAGAGTATAAAAAGTTTCAATGAGTACGCATAGAGATGGAGGGATACTACTGCACAAGTATAAGCTTCTCTAACGAACAAGGAGTTGCTTGCTATGTTCATTAATACTCTAAAAGCTCCCTTCTATTGGGATTACTTCATACAAAACTAACTTCTACaaaagattaattaaaattcttaAAACACAAACAACACCCCCAAATTCCTTATTGCGCTGGCGCATCATCCCTGCGTTTAGGtgcagggtcttcatccatgaaGCGTAGAAGGTTGATCACGTGGGCAAGCAGAGGAGGCAAGGCAAACATCCCCAACAGGACTTGGTTAATGTATTGCATTATGAAATTGAACTGGTCCTGTATTCTCTACATTAGCTACCGCATATAATCCCTTAATACCACATTTTGAGTTGCAAGGTGGCCATCTGCATGTGGAGTGTTTCCATGGATGCGGCCAACGATCTGATTTGTTCCTAGATGAACTCTTTTAGCTCATTCATGTTGGTCTGTGCTGGAGCTAGGGCTTGAGTTTCATGCGTCTCGTCAACTAGGTCTTCTGAATGTTGTGCGTTACTTATTCCTAACCCAGTTGGCTCATAGACGGTTGATGGAAGAACAAAGGAGGGCAAAACAGAAGATTGCAAAGGAGAAGGGCAAGGGTTAAAGGTCTCGCCAATTTGATCTTCGTTTGTGTTAGCATTATGCGTCGGATCAATTGGTTCATCGAATGGTGAGAGTGAAGTTAGGGCTGGGAAAGGCAAGTTTAAGTCAAGGCATGCTTCCTTATGCTCTAACATGGGCTCCACTTCAGATTCTTCATTTACGGAAGCATCATCGCTCCTTTCCACTTCCCGGACGCGTCTCTTCTTTGTCGCGCGTTTAAAAGGTTGAGGCTTTGCTGCCGTGGTTTTAGGCGGTAAGGCAGGTTGATTTGGTGAACCACGGAGCAAACGCCTAATTAACTTAATGTCAATAAGACCATCGACCTCTTCATGGTCATCCCTAGAGGGAGGTCCGCACGTTTGCATAACGCACAAACAAGCCACAGGAAATACAGTTGGCTGCATGGCTTCCCCTTGACAGACTTGATCTGATCGactataatttttcaaatgtcAAGGGGGATGCACTACATAATATAGTAAATGGCCAAGACATATTCTTTGGAGACCGTCTCATCATGTGTGTTGGCATGATACTATTCTTGATCAAGTACAGCCACAGGTTCGTGTCTGGTGTGAGGTTTCTAGAAGCCAAGATCATAACTCCTGTTCTTGAAATCTGCCATTGGCTTCTAGGTTTGGCCACTACTCTTAATGCATTCCACCTATGTCCAGGTTATCATTTGCGTCGAGCACTTCATTAATCTTGTCTACAAGGGCCGCATTCTTCTTGTCATCAAACTCACTTCTATAAAAGCGACGGACAAGATCAAGCTAAATCCTTGTAGGACCAACATATAGTTGACGCCAGCCCATTGCATCTACTGTGTCTGTTATGTATGCGGGCAATGGGCTGAGTTCGGGGAAGAACCCTTTCTCTATCAATATGTCATTGAACTATGTTTCCTTCCCTTCACTTGCCTTGGTGATGCAGCTGTCACCTTGCTTTTCCTAGCTGCAAACTGTCTTGCCTCACGAGCTAGTCCCCTTAACTCCTTTTCTAATTCCTTTTGTAGTGCTATTTTTCTTTGCCCTTGACGCACATGTCTATACTTCTCAAGCTTGCGTTCTGTCGTACTTGAGTCAAAGAAATGTTCATGCATTACACCTACAGGGCCAGGTGCAACATGCTCTTCAtcctcatcatcttcatcatcttcatccaaAATtaaccttctttttctttttgatggACCATCATTCACATCAGATTGTCGAGGATGTGATGTGTCATGGCTAACTTCTCTCTGtctttcttcattctcttcttcttccaattcaTTTTCCAACAAAATTGCATAACGCTCAGTATTATCCATTACCTCGGCTGATGTGTTGGTTGGCTCTGGATGCATCGTTTGATCCATCTCGTCCATTTGTCTAGGGTCTAAACTGGGGGTCCGAAAACCTCTTGCTCATCTTTTCGAGCCAATTCTGTAGGGTCTGTTAGATTGCGTGCGCTCTAACACAGGACTGTCAGAGCTAGGAGTGTTGTTAGTGGGTTTAGGTGGGGTGATAGAAGGGGTGGCTGAAGGGGTATGCGGCGAATCGGGTGAGTAGATGATGATAGGTGAAGAGGGTTGGGTGGCTTAGCTGCCTTGGCCTCCCTCAGAAGGAAAATTGTGGCCAAGGGTTGAATGGAGAAGGGGGCCAATGGACGCATGACAGGTGATGGAGTGAAGTGGAGATGCTCCGGGATTGGGTTATGCATCGACATAAAAGGGGTGATATTTGGGATGGTTGGTGGTGGGGCAAGCTTTCTATATGATCGTACGGCAGAAGATGAGGTAGGTCGTTTAGACGCAACTTGTCATGACAACTTGGATGAAGTAGGTTGTGGTTTTGGAAGGGTTGGAGTAGAAGGTTTAGGTCTGGTtgaggtctgtctcttatacacatctagatgtgtataagagacagatgccGAAGCACACATAAGGGTTGTAGCCAAAGCAGGTCTTGTGGCCGTTTTGGGGTGAGACGGCCTCCGAGAAACGGAAGAAGAACCGCCTCGCTACTTGGCTAAAATGGGGGCCTTCGACATGGGGGAAGGGGAAGAGGCAGGCGATAATGAAacggatgaagaagaaaaagagctaACCTGTGAGTCTCTGGTGATGctcattgatttattttaactGTCTGAGGCATCCGACATTACGAGCTTGATAGATGGTCAGAGCTTTAAATGAAGTGGTTGCTTGGTCAGACGGTAAGGATTGGACAATTTCTTTTTGAAACAAAGAAGCTcgaggaagatgaagaagaagaaggtaaaGGGTTTGGGAGCCCTTTTATACACCAACCTAGGAGAGAGAGGCGAAAGGATAACTATGATGTGTCAGTCGATTGGGACGTTTAGGCTACCCATTAATTGTGAATGTGAAGAGACGCATCATGGGCTTCTAAACACTCGAGTGTTTGATCCCTCGAAGAGCGTCTTTTCAATTTGGAACACATGGCGATGCATTGATCTAGTCTTAATGCATTTACTTGTTATGTTGGTTTGAACAAGCATTCAAAaaaagcattttttttattactttttttaattaataaaaagcaATCAAAGCAAGAATCAAAGCAAGTAGAAATTTAAACAAGAATCAAATATCAGATCAATAGCATAAAATGCATAAGGCAAAAAAAAGGAGGAAGAGGAAGCATCCCTGGAATACGTGTCTGATCAAACGCAAGGAGGATTCAACACGAGCTTCAGATAGCTTCGTGTAGTTCGAGGGATGATTTTTAACGTTTTAGATTTACTTCAAGGTAAGGCTTCACCCTCTGTCCATTTACCTTGAATGCGTTAGTACCATTCTCTCGTGTAAGTTCCACAGCTTCATGAGGAAAGATTGTTTTTACAATGAATGGACTTGACCACCTGGACTTCAATTTTCCTGGGAACAATCACAAACGCGAGTTAAATAGCAAGACCTTTTGACCAATATAAAGTTCTTTCTTATCGATGTGttggtcatgccaacgcttggtcttTTCTTTGTAGAtattggcattttcatatgtgTTAAGTTGCCACTCATCGAGCTCGTTGAGTTGCAGTTTGCGTTGTTCACCTACAATCTCCAAATTCAAGTTTAGCTTCTTCATTGCCCAAAATGCTTTATACTCAAATTCCAAGGGTAAGTGGCATGTTTTTCTAAATACCAAATAATAgggagacatacctattggcATCATATAGGCAATTCTGTACGGCCATAGTGCCTCATCCAGCTTTTATGCTCAATCTTTCCTGGATTCGTTGACCACTTTTTCCAATATAGATTTGAtctctcgattggacacttctgCTTGACCGTTGGTTTGAGGGTGGTATGCGGAAGCGATTTTGTGCCTGACATTATATTTAGcaagtaatttagaaatgatACATTTAATGAAATGTGTACCTTCATCACTTATCAGCGCCCTAGGCATTTTAAAGTGCATGAAAATGTTTCTGGTAAGAAATTTCGAAACGGTtgccgcatcattcttggcacacgCTACAGCTTCGACCCACTTTGATACATAATCGGCTGCTAACAAGATGTATTGTTTTCCGCAAGACAGAGAAAaaggtcccatgaaatcaatgcctCATACATTAAACAACTCAACTTCCAATATGTTGTTCAAAGGCATAGCATCCCTTGAAGAAATATTTACAGTGCGTTGATAGGGATCACATTTCAGCACGTACTCGCTAGCGTCCTTAAAGAGGGTAGGCCCGAAATACCCATTTTGAAGAACTTTTGCAGCAGTTCCTTGCCCTCCGAAATGACCCCATAAGGCGAGTTATGATATTtagcaaggatgcattgtatTTCAACTTCCGGAACGCATTGATGCATAATGGAGTCAGGACCTTACTTATAGAGAAACGAttcatcccagaaataaaactttCTATCATGAATAAGCTGTTTCTTCTATTGTGCATTGAAGTGCTCAGGGAACTGTTTTATGGTTAAATAATTAACAATGTCAGCATACCATGGTTCCTTGACTTCAATTTTAAACAGGCGTTCATCAGGGAACACATCTTTGATTTCAACTTGTTTTTCATCTGTTTTTTAGCTTTGACAGGTGATCAACCACCCTATTCTCAGTTCCCTTTCTGCCTTTGATCTCTACATCAAATTATGGTAATAGCAGTGCCCATCTAATTAGCCTTTGTTTTGCATCCTTTTTGTCCATCGGAAACTTGATAGTGGAGTGGTCCATGTAGATTGTTGTTGCCACACCAACCCAATATGCTCTGAACTTTTCAATACCGAACACTATCGCCAACATCTCCTTTTCAGTAGTGGTATAATGTTCCTAGGACTCGTTTAATGTCTTTGACACATAAGAGATGGGATGTATTAGATTCCTTTTTTCTACCCTAACATGGCTCTAACAGCTACATCACTCGCATCACACATCAAAATGAAGGGTTTCGTCCAGTCTAGGGCTTTCATTATCGGAGATGTTGTTAATGCATACTTGAATGTATTGAATGCGTTGATGCAGTCCTCGTTAAATATATAGGGCCTGTTTAATTCTAACAATGTGCTCAGAAGTCGTACAATTTAACAGAATCCTTTCACAAATCTTCTGTAGAAGCTTGTGTGACCTAAGAAGCTTCATAGTGCTTTAACATTCACAAGCAGGGGAAGTTTGGCTATATCATCAATTTCGCttcatcaacttccaatcctgctttGGACACATTGTGTCCCAAGACAATGCCTTCaatcaccatgaagtgacatttccTCCCAATTTAGCACAAGATTTGTTTCCTCGCATCGTGTGAGAAAAGCCTCTAAGTTGTATAGGCAGGATTGAAAGAAGTCCCCAAAAACAgaaaaatcatctataaaaaCTTCAACGGTCTCTTCTAAAATTCAGAGAAAATCGGCATCATGCATGACTGAAAAGTCCCTGGTGTATTACATAGCCTGAATGGCATGCGTCTAAATGCGAATATTCCAAATGGGCATGTGAACGTGTTTTCTCTTCGTCTTCAGAGTAAATAAGAATTTAGTTATATTCAGAGTATCTGTCTAAGAAACAATAAAATTCTTTGCCAGCTAGCTAGTTAAGCATCTAATCAATGAAGGGAAGAGGGAAGTGGTTTTTCTTTGTCGACGCATTGAGCTTCCTATAATACATGCATATTCTCTACCCTATGAAAATTCTCGAGGGAATGAATTCATTGTTGCTATTAACTATCACAGTGGTGCATCCCTTTTCGGGGATGCATTGGACTGGGCTCACCCAACTGCTATTAGAGATGGGGCAAATTACCCCTACATCGAGCCACTTGATGATTTCTTTCTTCACCACTTCTTTCATTACAGGATTTAGCCTGTTTTAAGGCTCAATCGATCCAGTTTTCCCTTCCTCCAGCAGAATCTTGTGGATGCAGTAGGATGGACTAATGCCATGAATATTAGCCAACATCCACCCGATTTCACGCGTATGCCTTCGCAACATTTGCAAAAGAGAACAATCGTTAGGATAAAAAATATTGGCTTAAATAATCACAAGCAAAGTGTTTTTGGATCCAAGAATAGCATATTTTAAGTGATGAGGTAGAGGTTTCAATTCTAATGTTGATGGTTCTTCTAAAAATGGTCGTGTTGGTTTTGTTTGCCGCTCATTCAGACTTAACAGTTCAAATTTTCTTATGGTTTCCCCTAACACATAGACCTCGCAGACTTGGTccatttcttcttcatcatGCAGGTCAATTGGACTATCAGGTTGACATTGTTCATCGTATGGGAACTTCAATGCGTTCAACACATTAAATTTTTCTTCTTGGTTGTCTATGCACATAGTCAGTTCTCCCTTGTGTACGTCTATCAATAATTTCCCAGTGGCAAGAAATGGATGTCTAAGGATGATTGGAACATCCCGATCTGCTTCATAATCTAAGATGATGACATATGTTGGGAATATAAACTTGTCAACCTTCACtaaaacatcttcaatctttccttctGGGTATGTGATTGTCTTGTCAGCGAGCTGAAGCATCATAGAAGTGGGTTGCACATCACCACTTCCTAGCTTCTTGAAAACTGAAAGGGGCATGAGGTTAATGTTGGCTCCAAGATCGCACAATGCATTACCTGCATCTATCCCCCCAATTGAACAAGGGACTGTAAAGCTTCCCAGATCCTTCTGCTTCTCAGGAATTTGTTATTGATCAACGCATTGTATTCCTGTGTCAGCGCAATGACTTCCAACTCACTGAATTTTCTCTTATTTGTTAGAAcatccttcaagaatttcacataCTTTGGCATTTGCTCCAAGGCTTCTATAAGAGGAATATTAATGTGCAATTACCTTAGGATCTCAAGGAAACGCCTAAATTGCTGCTCACCATTCTTCTTTTGTAGGCATCTGGGAAATGGTGTGTTCAGCTGCACCACAGGCGACCCTACATTAGACGTGCTCGGTTCGAAATGACTTGTAGCTTCAGGTGTTCTTTCTCCTCGTTCTTCAAATGCCTTTGTATGCATTATGTGCTCATCTGCTGAagaattgtttatttcttgggttcatcttcttctctacTAGAGATCTACCACTTCGCAATGTTATCACATGACAATGTTTTTTCCTATTATTACTTCCAGGGGTTTTTGTATTGCTAGGCAACACTCCTTGCAGTCGATTCTTCAATTCATTAGCAATCTATCCCACTTGCATCTCCAAGTTCCTGACAGATGATGCCTGGCTCTTCAACAATGCATCATTCTGGGCCATGTACTCCTTCAACAGATTTTCAAGCAAGGAAGTTGAACTCGACGCCTGACCACCTCTATTGAAgtattgatgttgaagttgCTGTGATGACTGGAATCCAGGTGACAGTCCCTGTCTTTGCTGTTGGTTTGCCCCTAGATGATGTTGTTCCTGCTGGTGACCTCcccaagaaaaatttggatggtttctccatTTAGGGTTGTAAGTGTTCGAGAATGGGTTGTTCTTGATAAAACAGACTGATTGCGGATTTGCGGGCAGTCGTTATAGGAGTGAGGTTCACCACAGCCCACACAGCTAACCATGGGTCGTACGAATGCATCCACTTGATTCACCTTTGTGTACAAGTTGTATTTCCTAATGATAAAGTTTGCAAGTGGTTTGTCATGGCAGCCACCTGTGCAGAGAGTGTGGCTATGCCATTTGAATCAACATTGTTCATACTCTAATAATGCCTATTATTGTCTGTTCTGGCATCATAAGTATCATCTATCGATTCCATATTGTGTTTGGCGATGCGATCTAGTATTTCCTTAGCTTCATTGTAGGACTTATCCCTTATGCTGCCAGCTGCGGCTACGTCAGCTGCCATTTGAGATGCTCAGTTCAGCCCCCCATAAAGGTTTCCATTTGAACAGTTAAAGATAGCCTGTGGTTAGGATATTTCTTGACTAATCCCTTGAAGCGTTCCCATGCGACACTTAATGTTTCAAACTCTCCTTGTTCGAAGTTTATAATTTCTCTATGCTTTTTGACGTTAGTAGTTGGAGGGAAATACTTCTGCATGAACTTTTCCATTAATTTCTCCCTTGTTACTATCTCGCTAGGTTCCAAGGAACTTGCCCTTTACTTTGTGTCATCGCGGAGAGAATAGGGAATAAAGAGAGTCTAATGGCTTCTGGAGTGATTCTAGGAATTACAAACAAGTTGCACGTTTATAAGAAGCATTTGATATGTGCATGTGGATCTTCACCACGGGCACCTCCAAACTGACCTGCAGTTTGAAGCATTTGGAGCATTGCGAACTTTATCTCAAATCTGTTCCATCTAGCATTGGGTATATGATCCCTGGCGAGAAGTCATACAGCACAGGTGATGCATATTCCGCATTTGACGCGTACTGTTTCGCCATCAGGATTTGATTTATGGCAACGTTAGCTAATTCTTGAGCTAAGTTTTGGTTTAGTTGATCATCCACCGTTTTTTTGTTGTCTTTGTTGTTTCTATCTTAGTTGTTGTCGCCTTAACCTTTAACGACGATTCGATCGGTTTCTTCATCTAAAGGTCCTTTCAACTTCTGGGTCATATAGAAGCTTAGGAGTGTTTTCCTTGATCATAAAACGTTTACAAGCTTTGGCTTAACTTGTAATACTCCTTCATGTGCAAGTTTTTCTACAAAATATACATGCAAAATTCTACTTAGCCTTGTTGCTAAATCCtcggcaacggcaccaaaaacttgttcgtggTTTCGTGATGTGTGCTAGGAGTGTATTATGAGTGGAAATGGAAGATCAGATTGATGTGAATGTAGATGAATGGTGAATGATTTCTCTTAGTGAGAAGAATGGATGATGCGTTACACTCACTGGATGATGCATACAAGTTTTACCTAAgctagatccaagtataaatctaattcaggtTCCTgataagtctagggtcgaacacagggatttaaGTTGGACTAACGCAAGCCTTATGTTGCACTGATGTAGAAAGGTTCTAAATAAATGCTGGAAAAGTTATCTACACTATTTTAACTGCATGCATACAAGAAGAAACAGGAGTTCAAGTGAAATATAGGTCAATGGAGGAATGGTGCTAAGTGATGAGTGAATGCGCTGATCCAAGTAAGTTGGACAGGAAAGAGTGTGGGTAAGAATCAAGATGAAGGATGTGTGTTTATAATCGAGTGTATGTCAAGCATTGGTTTCTGTTTATCTAATCATTTAATATTTCTCAATGAAAATGCCACatgttcctatttctagggtggaTGTGTTGGATACAGAAAACAGTGAAGCACAAGTATCTTTATCTCCAAAGCTACTGTGCGTTCTGACTTGATACGTTTTTAGCTATCCTATTCTCTCGAATGGTTTAGCTGAGATAACATCAACCAAATGATAAGAATGATTAAAGCTTTTAGAATTTTAGCATGCACAAAatcac encodes:
- the LOC120084164 gene encoding uncharacterized protein LOC120084164; amino-acid sequence: MAQNDALLKSQASSVRNLEMQKDLGSFTVPCSIGGIDAGNALCDLGANINLMPLSVFKKLGSGDVQPTSMMLQLADKTITYPEGKIEDVLVKVDKFIFPTYVIILDYEADRDVPIILRHPFLATGKLLIDVHKGELTMCIDNQEEKFNVLNALKFPYDEQCQPDSPIDLHDEEEMDQVCEVYVLGETIRKFELLSLNERQTKPTRPFLEEPSTLELKPLPHHLKYAILGSKNTLLVII